The following nucleotide sequence is from Zea mays cultivar B73 chromosome 1, Zm-B73-REFERENCE-NAM-5.0, whole genome shotgun sequence.
CTTATGattaaagactccaaacatattgtcaatttagagcaaggtgccacctccacacccaaggtgcaacctaTTGCGTTCAAAGcaacaaaagaaaagaaaggaagagtctacaccaacaaGTAGACTCCCAACCTGATTTCCATTTAATTCAGGTTGGCCTCCGAAGACCTGATAGCATATTTTATTGTGTCATGACGAAGCAACCTACCATTATTTAAAGAAAAATTGTGCTAGTTATCTACTTTAGAAACAAACTATAGAAGAATCATTCGGTTACTTGTCAAATTGTTATGTTTTGGCGGACAAACACCATCCGTTGTGTCTCAGCAAGTAAAAAGGCATTCTACATGCATCTTTGGTTGAGAGAGTGTTTGGGGATGACTTACAGTTCCAGTTCTAATGTAGAGTTGTAatttataatatcaatttaaatagttttaaaaatattttaaatctaaataataaacaaaataaTTTATCTAAATATCTTATAAAGACTTACAAATCAAGTTTTACGAGTTTCTAAAACATCTAATGATCTATTCCGCTAAATCTATCAAATTTTCTGGAGCCAGAGCTATACCAAACAAGGCCTTAGTTTGAAACACTAGACATAAAGGTTCTCACCAAAAAAAAGTTTTCTCCTGTGGCGTCACTGGAATCGATCAGGGCCATTCCTGGAGGGGGGCGAGGGGTGCAGGCGCCCCATGCCTCGAGTTGCTTGGGTCCCCACTTTCAGTAGTCTAGATCAATAGCGTATTATCGTATATTCGGTATTAAGTTGTAACTCTCATATGATCTTTTTATAAAAAACCGGTTTAAAATGCTTGGCTCACGCAGCGTACATAGCGATTCATGTGTCTCGTCTTCCGTCACCTAGCTGCTACCGTGTAGCGTCACCCATTAGCAGATCACTTCAAACTAGTTTGTGACATGCGATCTGTGATTATGTCTGTGACAGTTGCATCACCAGAAAGAATCTTTTCAAAGTTGAAGTTGCCGAAAAATTATTTAAGATCTAAAATATCGCAAGAAAGACAAAATATTTTAGCTACTTTATATATCGAGAAGATATTAGTGCATAAAATTGATATTGATGTTATCATAATGTTTCGCATCAAGACATGCTAGAAGAAAATATTAAGATAACCATATATTATACATTTTCTTACTTGAGATGAATATATCTACTATATTAAAATATCGGTTTCAATGGTCGTTCCACGTTATTCAGTAAGATTGCGTAAAATAGGGGTTTAAACCTTGATTATTGTCTTCACATTCACAACCAACTAACAAATAGGGGTTTAAACCTTGATTATTGTCTTCACATTCACAACCAACTAACAAATAGAATACACATATTTTTATGTCTTATTAAAACAAAGTCTAATCATATTATATATAGGAATCGTAGCATGACGGGCAACTAACTTGTGTTATATATGTTTGAGTATTATTAATAACATATATTGTGTATATTATAAAAATAAAGTCTTCTATTTTAAATATTGTTCTGGGCCCGATTTGTCAGTAACGGTCTTGCAATCGATTAATATAGCAAAGCTCGAGAGCCAACAAACCATCCTTAAAAAAAACAGAAATGCGATGCCGCCCAAACTGTTCACGCCATTCTTTCGGTCACTGTCTCTGGAAGACTCTCTGTCTTTTTATAAGTCGCTGTCCTAATGTATCATGACCGGAGTAATTTTCCCAAAAGGGTGCATGAGTAGAGTGCAGGCATGCGGCATGCGGCTGAAAGTGAAACACGCCGGATACAAGATCCAGCACGGCCACGGCTGGCTCTGGCGTGCCGCGTGTGCAGGTCTCTGTGCGATCGCCCGCTTCCCAGGCACTCGCCGTCTCGCCCTTTCTAGATTTTTTTGTGTTCAAGCCTACGGCCTTACACTTATCTACAATGTCTTGGGATTAGGGATATAATATGGTTCGGAAAATATCCGTCCGGATCTGGATTTGAAGATGGTGAACACTAGTTCGGATAGAATTTTCGGATATCCGGACTTTTTTCGGATAAAGGATACGAATACGGATATTTTGTTCGGATATCGAATTCGAATACAATATGTctgatatccgtcggatatcgaATATCCGAATATTTTCTTGGATAAATCTTTTCGAATATCCGGATATCTTATCCGGATAGCTGTGTGCATTTTGTTGATTTTTTGTagaaaaaaaaataataatacacaaatagcctcaaaaattcatgaaaatttatggaggcataccatatattcatatataatcctccaaaatatttggaccataaaatccacaatATGATAGTGTTTCTTTCGTATCACTTTCACTTGTTGTGTGAATTACACGTGAAATCATTCTAAGTATCCaagttcactttatcattttcatgtggagacTTGAGGTATATTattatagaatgtttattagttttggtaacttatttgtattttgatgattttatgcaaaataaattaataacacgCACATAGgctaaaaattcatgaattttacAAAAAAAGGTGACATATGTACACATATAATACAAAAAAATGTATAGACTCAAGGAGTGGATACATGATTACAACCATGATATGTGTGAAATGATGTCTTACACGATATCCGACAAAAAATTCGTTACCGACAATATCCGTGTCCGACTAGTTCCGTATTCGACACATAACTATCCGTATTTGTATCCGAGAACATCCGTATTTGTATTTGTATCCGAAGCTATTCGTATTCGAATTCGAATCcgaataaaaatatgaaaacaaatatggttTCAGTGATATCCGTTCGTATTCGATCCGATTACATACCTACTTAAGATGGCCTGTTGAATAGACAACATAATCATAAAATCGACAATCCAATATTCGACCGCTTAGATTTTTCAATAGACACGTCTCGTAAAATATCTCTGAATGATAAACGGTTGGGTGTAGGCTAAGGTCCCAGCTAAAAAGTTAGACAAATCTTCTTTTCATGTCTATACTATATTTTATAAACTATCGTTATACCTTTTCatctattttatattttattcatCCTAAAATATAATTTGTTTCATACTAAATATACATTAATTAATTACCTATGAATGGAGCCTGCATGTATGCATATATTCATTGCCATTCATTCAAATGTGGACATAAAAATGTTAGAAAAAACTATATTTTGAGATAGATGGGTATTATAGTTTAAGAATATTTTAACTTGATTTTGAATTTAAGATTTATTATTGTTAAAAAAACTTAATATTTGAATATAAGGTTTATTGTGTAATTTCGTGTATGCATATCAATTGTAATTTAATATATGCATATTAAATAATGTTCAAATTTTGAAAGAATCATTGAATTATTAAATGGTTTGATTGAAATAATTAGATCAAATATACATATAAATTTAGCTGGTATAACTATAGTTAAATCTTTAGATACGCCACTGCCCGCCGACCCACCGCCATCCCctcagggcatgtacagtgggtgTCTTAAGTTGTGTCTTAGAGTGTGTCTAGGGGGGTGAATGTAAAAAATCTCAAGACAcgtatcttgacgaagacacagtgTATTAGCTCTATATTCGAGACAGGAGACTATctgattggtcactttaatttattgaatgttctgattggtacaatgaatatggtaagacacatgttttagacatgACCACTGTATTATGTTGTGTTTTAGTTGTGTCTTATACTTGGAGTACGGTGCAGTTGTATCTAGGTTGTATATGCCCTCGTGGCCTCATCCGTTTTCCCACTCGCTTGCTGGGAATAGAAACCGTCACCCCAGTCCCCATACCACACCACCACCGCGGCACACACAAACCAACCACAGGCAATAAACACTAAACAGCTCCCACTCCCAGTAAATTTCTCGTCTCCCAATCTCCGATTCGAGGAAGCCGGAGGAGGGGATTTCGAGCCGCGGAATCGGGACATTAGAGTGGCCCTCACCCGGCGCTGGAATTGCCGAGAGGGACTGGGTTGGAGTGGAGTTCGGGAGGTGTGAGAGAAGGCGGCGATGGGGCGGCTGTTCCTGATGCACCTGGACGGCAACGTCTACAGCTGCAAGCACTGCAGGACCCAGCTCGGCGTTGCCAGCGACATCATCTCCAAGGTTCCTCTCGACCCTTCCGCGTCTCCTCGCTgccaaaaaaaaagaaagaaggaAAGAAGATTCCCAGCTGATTTTCGCCGTCCCCGCGGCGGATGTGtgtggtgaggctgacaacagcgctTGCTTTTCTTGTTGTTTCGATTTCTTCCAGGCCTTCCACTGCAGGCACGGGAAGGCGTACCTCTTCCATAAGGTGTAAGTGGCCTCTTGCCTTTCTCTTTACTTTGCTCGTCGATTTCAGCGAAGGTTAGTTTGCGTGCGCGGTGCGCTCATAGATGAGTGTAATTTGGGGAAATGCAGCGCCCTCAGCAGAATGTGTCTGGCTTCGGCCATTGTGAATCTGTCAGCCGGTTAGTTATGCTCATAGTAGCGCTAATCTGATGTTTAATAAGCCAAGATAGATAGATACTACACCAATTAGCGGTGGCGTGCGGCAGTTTTCCGTCAGTGGGAGTCTTGTCTATTCCTTTCTAACCAGGAGAAACTCGGCCACTCGGGAAAGAGACCCTAAAGCCACTATTTGGATAAGGAATACAAAAGGACCTCATTTTAAATTATAAACTCTACTAAATTATCAGTATATAGTTTGCATTGCGTGGGTATACAACTATATGTTATACCGCccacccaatagacaaatatcaaAGTCTTAATCATCTATATGGAATAAATGGATAAGAATCCACGAGACATGGAGCctatttggttcagcttttttctgaccagcttttccgagaatctagctgtggggagaatctggctgtgtagagaatctgagtatcattagaaTTACGTGCGGAGAAAGATAAAGTTGTTAATGgggctcaggatctataaagtgacggattgctactattgcgacgactcaaccgattatatgtttatgttgattttgaatggtttttacccaaacgaattttatagaagctggctgaaaagctaagtgtttggcagtccgcagcagcttttgatgTCCACAAGCTGcgaaaagctgaaacaaacaggggcaTGATGCAGTGGTTTCGGCCTCCCCCACACCCGCATTTTTTTCTTCTGTTATTCTTTTCTTTCTAGGGTGCGCTGGATATGCTAGAGGCACAATCTTCAGACTTACCTTTTCCCTGAGAAATCTTTCTGGTGATATAGTAGTAGTTGGCATGGGTTCTTATTATTAGCGTTGCTGGATTTTTTTCTTCCAGCACCTTATGTCTTAACAACTGCCCCATAGTTCAACATTATTCCATATCATTTTGCCCTTCCTCGGCAAGTAATTTAAAGTGTTGTTGAGTGGAcctcaatgcaatgcatatgcttGCGGTTCATGTCAGATACCAATTCTAGACAGGTAGAGGTAGTTTAGTTCCAAACAATAACACTGCTACTCAAGTGGTCAGCACTGTTCTTAAGGTGTCGCCTAGGCGTCCGGGCGGTGGTCTaacgcctaggcgccttgcccgcctaggcgtcgcctaggcgccgcCTAGACGTCCAGGCGGTGCTCCAACGCCTTGGACcgccttaggccttgttcggttattgatattacatgtgtattggagtgtattgggtgggattgggatgtattttgacttgttatggatttaaaccggctcaatcccacccaatacatgtggattatcaccaaaacgaacaagcccttaccgctttaaaaaccatggtGGTCACTGGTCAGTGAACCTGGAGTTTTGATCCTACTTTTGTTCCTAACCAAAAGTTAAGTCTAATCTTCTCTCCTGGTTGCTTCATATCTCATGCCATATAAATGTATCAGTACTTACTTTTCTTTGTCGAGAAAAGGAATTGCTGATGTGCACATAAAAATGTTCTTTTCTCTGGACTCAGCACACACGTTCTTAAGACAGCTTCATTTGGAAATAACTAATCATTATCTTCCATCACAAACCAGTTATGTAACTCATTTCCCATAGAAGCCCACTCTAAACTAGGGGACAGTTAAGCTAGGCACGTAGGCCTGATCTCAGGCAGATCTCTACATTACCAAATTCTCTGATACTGAATTATTGTCAGACCAGAGCTTCTGGTGCGGCAAAAAACCAATGTACGTGGCTTGGACAACTTGATGACCTCTTGCCAACAAGAGGTCAAAATTTGGTAGTTGGTGATTCGATATCAAAACACTTCATTAGCTCCAATATTATGCATTTCACTGTTTGGTATTACGGTGCAGCGTTTTCCAGAGATAAGTCATATTTCTTACAGTATTTTGTCAGACAGCAGATGTATCATTAACTCATGTCTGTTATACCCAGTGCCAATGTGACTTCTGGAGTAAAAGAAGATCGCATGATGATGACAGGAATGCATACTGTTTCTGATATCTTCTGTGTTGGCTGTGGATCCATCGTTGGATGGAAATATGTAAGATTTGCAACGGTTATTTCGTAGTGTTCTTCGTATATTGCCTTGCATCTATGTTTTTATGATGCTCTTCTCTAGGAGGCTGCTCATGAGAAGAGCCAGAGATACAAGGAAGGAAAGTTTATTCTGGAGAGGTGATGGACGCAACACTCTGTTCAAACAGACCTGTGACTTAGTTTGCAAAAGACCGCATTGAATATATTATTATTCTGGAATTGACTCACTAGAGGAAATTTGATTCTAAGCAGGTACAAGGTGTCGGGCCCTGACGGAAGCCAATACTGGATTCCACAAGATCCTCACTTGGGTGGAAGCGACGCCGATGATATATGAAGCGCAAGTCAACAAGTTCAAGCCTGCTGTTCGTCGCCTCCCCTGTAGATAACCTGGGTGTTTTTGCTCTTTAGTCAGCCGGGATTGCTCCCATTGAAATAATCCCCGGCATAAATTATTGTTGTTCTTGATGACATGATCATATCCTTCCTATTGCCCTTGGAAGTTGTTGGATGTTTCTATTGTATATGCGTAACCGGTGTTGCTTATAAGTTCATCGAGTTGTATGCCAAGCGCTAATGACCAAATAATTAAAGTTTGTTAATTGTCTGATCGACCCGGGTGTCATGCTGGGACTGAAGGTATGTGCAGATCTGCATTATAGTGTGTTCGGTTCCAAGGTACTAAATAACCAAATAACCAATGTTAATTGCACTCCTGTTTTAAAGATGCACTGTGGACCGCTGCTATCACGTCTACTGTGGGCCTGTTTGGTAGTGGTAAATTTGGAGTTTTTTGCTATTTTGGTATTCAAAACTAAACGCTTCTCACTAATGGTACTCTTAATATTAGATTATTTATAATAGTACTTTCAAGTGGAGTGTTTTGCTAAAATAGTATTTAGGGTGCTTtaattctttttatttttcttttcagtTTTTTGTTTCCAGAATTGACCATTTTACCCCTGCTTAATGTAAGAGGAACCCTGCGCGTCATCCCTTGCTTAATCTTCCAGTTTTTTATACCTGTTCAGGTGCGGTGCACCGAATGTTTACCCTGGGCGTCGCCCTTCTTAATGACATGTGGTCTTTACTCTGTGTTAATTTTTTTGTGTGAGATTATTTTGTGCTTCTCAGAAGTGAATTAGTTTGATGAACTCAATTTGCTAGCAACATTCAGTTGATCAATTTGTTAGGAATATTCACTTGAACCatacatatatatacacacatatgTTCTTTGTCTGAGGTGATATGATCTTTAAAATTTATTGATGTTGGTGCAGCGTGCAATGTGAATTTGCTCTTTAGTTGAGGTAAAGCAGAGCGTGCACTAGTCTGAATTTGCCCTTTAGTTTATATAAAGTAGAAGCACCAGCATACTGAACTTTTCATCAACTAAAGAGCGTGCATATAATTCAGTTGATGTTCTTAGTACACATATCAGCCTACTGAACCGAACATCTTGGGTATTGCACAAATGTTCTGAAGCAGGGTTATAGAGGAAAAAACATCAAGCATCAACCGGTGTGTTGCAAGTTCTTTACCCTGGTTCATTTATGTGAATCAAGCGATCAGAGAAGCACGAACCCAATAAAAGTGTTTCTCTAGTAGATTAAGCAGGGGTAGAATGGTCAATTCCAGAAGCAAAAAACTGAAAACAAATATAAAAAGAGTTAAAAGTACCCTAAATACCATTTTAGCAAAACATTTTACTTAAAAGTACTATTATAAATAATCTAATATTAAGAGTACCATTAGGGAGAAGCGTTTAGTTTTGAATACCAAAATAGCAAAAAACTCAATTTGGTAGAGTAATTCCATAGTAGAGTGCAGGCTTGTTTGGTACAGTTTCATGATAAAGTCCCGCTTCTAAATTCATAGTTTTCGCTCCTTAGAATGTGTCAAAATTCTTAGTTTTCGCCTTTTTGAATGTGTCAAAATTATTAGTTTCCGCTCTttataagggcttgttcggttagctctcaatccatgtggattgagtgagattgagttggtttaaatcccaagcaaatcaaatttcttcttaattttttccaatcccatccaattcataagtaacgggattaaccgaacaaggcctaacatGTCAAAAGTCAGTTGTCCCTTCCAAATTCTTAGTTGTCGCTACTTAGAATGTATCAAAAACCAGAGATGCATGAAAGCGTTACACCTTAtgggttgatttggtgataaggggatcacgggaggatttggggggattgagggggaaataaactaatttccccctcaatcccctccaatcctcctgggatcccgggtcaccaaatcaaccctataGGACCAATTATTTATATGTAGGTGTCTCTGTATTTATGTGTATGATTTAATCCTTTATACATGAGTCAGTTGAAAACATGCcactcaaatttttgaaaattggaaACTAGTTCATTTTCATGCCACTCCATGGCATCAAAATGAACTAGTCATCTAATTTTGTAGAAGTTAAGCAGCATGTATACAATTGTTCCTATATTAATATACTGTACAACTAGGACTTCTACACACTTGATCTATGACTTAACCTAGAAAATCTGTCGTATAAGAAAGGAATTGGCCTAGACACATATCTTAACAGCCCCCTCAATCACTAGTTTCATAGCACCCTCAATCACTACTTTAACAATCTCCCAGATCACTACTTTTCCAAGTCAAGATCGTACTAGAAGTTTTTTAGCTCACGCATCAAAAAAAAAATGGTGAATTCAGCAACAACTAGATTTCCAGTGGGTATAAAATAGTATCAAGAAGTTTCTTTGTAATCCTTTGTCTCATAAAACGATAATCTTTAGTTCTAACATGAAACACAAAATTGGTAGACATACTTTGCTTCCATATTTTTGCACCGCAGATGCTCTGTCTTTGGACTTTTCAATCTTTAACTCCTTTGATAGGATTTTAATCCACATGACCTCTGTTGTACCAATTGGCAAAGCCTTGTACTCTGTTTTAGTATTGGATCTCGATAGTGGCATGTTTTCTTGCACTGTAACAGATGAGATTGTGCCTCTAAAATACAACAAAGCCTTACGTAGATCTTCTATCATTTAAACAACCTGCCCAACCTGCATCTAAAATATACACTTACTATGAAAAGACAACTTGGGTAGATTTAACCTGACTTTTGAACTTAATTTGAAATACCATAGAATCCTCTAGACTCCAGCCTAATAAATAGTAGTAGGAGCATGTAAAAACTAACGTGCTTTATTGATCGAGAAGGTTATATCGGACCTTGTTAATGTGAGGTATTGCAAGGCTCGTACCACACTCATGTTCCATGGTAGGAGGTCCATGATCTAGCACTATGAGATCTATTTCTTCCTGCACAACAATGAGACTAAGACCAAGCATAGTAAAATTATTGGCCATATTAGAACCCTAGTTATTGTCTCTAGAAGATGAGAAAGGAATCAAGCTAGAGAAGAGAACCTAGTGATAATGATTCATCCAAGGTGAGATCGAGTGATCTCTAGTGTTTTGCAATAAGTTGTTGCATTTAGTGGCACAAGTGATCATATTAAGTTGTGAGATTCTTGTTACTCTTTGTTTGTtgccacctagacggcttgggacAATAGAAGATTGTTGAGCGTCTTTGGTGATTGTTGTCGGCTTAGATCATCATATTGTAacaagggatggcaacgggtacatatCCGTCGGGTAGTCCTACTTCATATATACTCGTACCGACCAATAAAAATCATACTTGCTACAATATCTATACCCGCTCGTAGGTATGAAATTATACCTGTACCCATACTCGTGCGGGTAAAAAAACTCGTCAGATAACCCATACTCGATTATATACCCACTAGACATATTAAATAGCACAAATCTAATGATATAAGGCacaattaaaataataaattatCAAATATGAGTAAAAAAAGGCATGGAAAAAAATAAATAACATTGGAACGTGCAAGTTAACATTATTTTTGTCAATATATGCTTATTATGTGTGCTTAATTGAGTAGGACTGTCGTGGTTTCTGAAACCGGAGGACAATAAGatttggtttagggtttagggtttagggatgttAGCGCagactcactccgaatggtgagcTACTGGGGCTCGAAGGTGAATCTGAGGCGAAAGGCTTATACTGGTTCAGGCCAGAGCTCTAGTTCAGACAGTGTTGACAGTGGTATTACTTGAAGCGTGTTACAGTTGGGTGCTTGTGGAAAGCTGCGGGATGTCTCTGTATAGGGGTTGTcttgcccttttatagctcaagggtacttgctcttttatagctcaagggtagaCGTTACAATGAGAACTTGTATTCTACTGGGGAGGAGTTCAACCTCCTCCTTCTAGACCTCGTAGCCCCTATAGTCTCGTCTACTGGGTCGCGCTTCTAGGCCTCGTAGCCCCTATGGAGTCGTTTGAGGGTCGTGCGCCGCCGTACCTCTGGTATGGCATCGTGTCCCGTCCGCCTTCATATAACCACTCTGATTTAGACAAGGCGGTGCTTGGTGATCCTGTTGAGTCAACTCAAATTGTGGTTTAGGGATGTCTTCAGTACAACTTCATCTGTCGTCATCCCCTTACCGTCACCTTTCCTCATGCGTAGGCGTATGCCTGGTACCGTGTATTACCCTGTCCCCTCCTATGTATGGGTCACTGTAGAGACCCCCGATGTTGAGGTCTTTGCGACTGG
It contains:
- the LOC100282535 gene encoding protein yippee-like translates to MGRLFLMHLDGNVYSCKHCRTQLGVASDIISKAFHCRHGKAYLFHKVANVTSGVKEDRMMMTGMHTVSDIFCVGCGSIVGWKYEAAHEKSQRYKEGKFILERYKVSGPDGSQYWIPQDPHLGGSDADDI